Proteins from a single region of Parambassis ranga chromosome 18, fParRan2.1, whole genome shotgun sequence:
- the ino80b gene encoding INO80 complex subunit B: MGKRKDMIHPRFLVEGGSSLHSAHKRKHKKHKKHKRKHHSFAEAPEPEPVVVPRPPPQLRLKIKLGGQTLGTKSVPTFTVHPGVARPPSPLMIIDNDVDDDDDDDDDDDDDEPSVPLEQYRAWLDEDSNLATSPLPDMDSDSMLGGPVDEEERWLDALEKGELDDNGDLKKEIDESLLTARQKALLHKQQSQPLLELPMGYKEKEMTAEMMQKREERARKRRLQAAKKAEENKNQTIERLTKTSKAKIKSMKERKSKQSQCPMVRYSDSVQGMAISFPTGVSAPTPAPPCPPPRALVNCGVSGCTNLKRYSCSKTGIPLCSLDCYKKNLLLVQRAA, from the exons TTGAAGGCGGCTCCAGCCTGCACAGCGCTCACAAGcggaaacacaaaaaacacaagaagcacAAGAGGAAGCACCACAGCTTCGCTGAGGCCCCGGAGCCTGAGCCTGTCGTGGTTCCTCGACCTCCGCCTCAGCTCCGACTCAAGATCAAACTGGGAGGACAGACGCTGGGGACCAAGAG TGTTCCCACCTTCACTGTCCATCCTGGTGTGGCTCGTCCTCCCTCACCACTGATGATCATTGATAATGACGTAGATGATGACgacgatgacgatgatgatgacgacgacgaTGAGCCGTCTGTGCCTCTCGAGCAGTATCGGGCCTGGCTGG ATGAGGACAGCAACCTGGCCACATCCCCTTTGCCTGACATGGACTCAGACTCCATGCTGGGTGGGCCGGTGGACGAGGAGGAGAGGTGGCTGGATGCACTTGAGAAAGGAGAGCTTGACGACAATGGGGATCTGAAGAAGGAGATTGACGAGTCTCTGCTCACTGCCAGACAG AAAGCTCTGCTACACAAGCAGCAGAGTCAGCCTCTCCTGGAGCTCCCCATGGGatacaaagagaaagaaatgactGCAGAGATGATGCAGAAGCGAGAGGAGCGCGCCCGAAAGAGACGCCTGCAGGCCGCCAAGAAGGCGGAGGAGAACAAGAACCAAACGATAGAGAGGCTGACGAAAACCAGCAAGGCCAAGATCAAAAGCATGAAGGAGAGGAAGTCCAAGCAGAGTCAATGTCCCATGGTGCGCTACAGTGACTCTGTGCAGGGAATGGCCATATCCTTTCCCACAGGAGTCTCTGCTCCAACGCCGGCTCCCCCTTGTCCTCCACCTCGGGCCCTGGTGAACTGTGGGGTAAGTGGCTGCACCAACCTGAAGAGGTACTCCTGCTCCAAGACTGGGATTCCTCTCTGCAGCCTTGACTGTTACAAGAAGAACCTGCTGCTAGTGCAGAGGGCAGCCTGA